Sequence from the Luteibacter aegosomaticola genome:
CTCAATCTTCATCGTCCACAAGGTGGGATTGAACCGCGACCATCCGCCGAGAATGGTGCCGTATACACCGTCACGTAGCGCTTCCAGCAGGTCGGGCGGCTTTTTCCAGAAGTCCGCCAGCCATGTCGAACCGGACAGCGCACCCGCCTCCCGCGCATGGCTCCAGCCCAACGCCATGACGACCCACGCGAACATCACCGAGCCGAAGATCGGCACGCCCAGCCGCAGATAGCGCCGCGAGGCCCGCAAACGCACCACCGAAAGATCGCCGGAGACGAGGAAGGCTTTGGTCAGCACATACCCGCTGAGCACGAAGAAAATGCAGACGGCGAACTGGCCGTTCCACAGCACGGATAGCGGCTGGAACGCGAGAACATGTTCAACCACCCCGTGCATGGCGCCAGGCGTCGTCGTGTCCGGATAGATGTAGGCAAAGCCGCCGGGCAGGAATGCCAGGCACAGGTGGCAGAGCAACACATTGACCGCGGCCAGGCCGCGCAGGCCATCGGCGGAAAGGTCTTTGCGCATCGATCTTCCGGCTGCGAAAACGACCATACAAACAGCCCCGGCTTGGCCCTTGGGTGAACAGGGGGCTAGCTCGTTGGGGAACCTTCGGGAAGATCAAACCTGCGTGATGGCTTGCGGGCCGGAGGGCGTGAGGTGATAGTCGCAATATCTTCCGGGGAGGTAGGGCCCATGCGCCGTCTGTTTACGTTGCTGTTGCTCGTTTTCACCGTGCTCGCGGCCCAAGCCGCGCCGCCGCCGTCGTACTTTGATAACACTGGCCACGACGACACCCTGTCGGGTGGCGTAAAAATGATCACGATCAATACACCCAAGGGAAAATTCAGGGTGTGGACCAAGCGGGTGGGCAATAACCCGACGATCAAGGTCCTGCTGCTGCATGGCGGCCCGGGTGCGACCCACGAGTACTTCGAGGCGTTCGACAGCTATTTTCCCGGTGCGGGCATCGAGTATTACTACTACGACCAGCTCGGCTCGGCGTTCAGTGACAAGCCCACCGACGAATCGCTGTGGGATACCCCGCGCTTCGTCGAGGAAGTGGAGCAGGTGCGCCAGGCACTGCACCTGGACAAGGACAACTTCTACCTGCTCGGCCATTCCTGGGGCGGCGTGCTGGCCATCGAGTACGCGCTTAAGTACCAGCAACACCTGAAGGGCCTGATCATCTCCAACATGGTCGACAGCATCCCGGCCTACAACGTCTACGCGAAGACCGTGCTCATGCCGGCCATGGATCCGAAGAAGCTGGCCGAAGTGCAGCGGATGGAACGCGAGCACAAGACCGACGACCCCGCCTACATGGCAATCCTGATGCCCATGCACTACGAGCAGCACGTGCTACGCATGCCCGCGGACCAATGGCCCGAACCCGTCACCCGCTCGTTCGGCCATATCAACGAGCAGATCTATGTCTCCATGCAGGGCCCGAGCGAACTAGGTGCCAGCGGCAAGCTCCTGCACTGGGACCGCAGCAAGGACCTGGCGAAGATCAAGGTACCTACCCTGGTCATCGGCGCCACGTACGACACGATGGATCCGAAGTACATGGAGGCCATGTCGAAGAGGCTGCCGAACGGGCACTTCCTCCTGTGCCCCAAGGGTGCCCACCTGGCCATGTACGACGACCAGCAGACGTATTTCACCGGGTTGGTGAAGTTCCTCAAGGATACGGACGCCGGGACGCACTGAGGGGCGACATCGCGCGCAAGCGCGCTCCTACCCCGGGTGGCGTAGCCCCCGGGACACCCACTGGGAGCGCGCCTGGGCGCGATGAGAGGCCGATGGGCTAGCACCAGTCTTCGCTCCTGAGACCTGTTTCTGGCACCATCCTCCGGTTAACGACGCGCCGCGGCGCGCTGCCGGATCGCTAAAACCATGAATTTGCAAGCCAATTACGAACAGATCCCGCTCAAGGACTACGCCGAGCGCGCGTATCTCGACTATTCCATGTACGTGGTGCTGGACCGTGCCCTGCCGTTCATCGGCGACGGGCTGAAGCCGGTCCAGCGCCGCATCATCTATGCGATGAGCGAGCTCAGCCTGGGCGCCCAGGCCAAGCCGAAGAAGTCCGCCCGTACCATCGGCGACGTGATCGGCAAGTTCCACCCCCACGGCGATTCGGCCTGCTACGAGGCCATGGTGCTCATGGCCCAGCCGTTCTCGTACCGCTACCCGCTGGTGGACGGCCACGGCAACTTCGGCTCCTCGGACGATCCGAAGAGCTTCGCGGCCATGCGCTACACCGAGTCTCGCCTTACGCCGATCGCCGAGGTGCTCCTTTCGGAACTGGGTCACGGCACCACCGACTGGTCGCCGAACTTCGACGGCACGCTGGAAGAGCCCACCTGGCTCCCGGCCCGCGTGCCTCACGTCCTGCTGAACGGTTCCATGGGCATCGCCGTGGGCATGGCCACGGATATCCCGCCGCATAACCTGCGTGAGGTAGCCAGCGCCTGCATCCGCCTGCTGGATGACCCCGAGGCCACCATCGCCGACCTGTGCGAGCACGTGCAGGGCCCGGACTACCCGACCAAGGCCGAGATCATCACGCCTCGCCGGGAGCTGGCCGCGATGTACCAGACCGGCGTCGGCTCGGTGCGTGCACGCGCCATCTATGAGCGCGATGACAGCAACATCGTCATCACTGCCCTGCCCCACCAGGTTTCGCCGTCCAAGATCCTCGAGCAGATCGCCGCGCAGATGCGCGCGAAGAAGCTCCCGATGATCGAAGACCTGCGCGACGAATCCGATCACGAAAACCCGATCCGCCTTGTCATCGTGCCTCGCTCGAACCGCGTGGACGTGGACGAGATGATGCAGCACCTCTTCGCCACGACCGATCTGGAGAAGAGCTTCCGCATCAACATGAACATGATCGGCCTGGATGGCCGCCCGCAGGTGAAGGATCTGAAGACGATTCTCACCGAGTGGCTGCGCTTCCGCACCGATACGGTGACCCGCCGCCTGAACCACCGCCTGGGCCGCGTGGAGCGCCGCCTGCACATGCTCGAAGCGCTGCGCATCGCCTACCTCAATCTCGATGAGGTGATCCGCATCGTCCGCACCGAGGACGAGCCGAAGCCGGTGCTCATGAGCCGCTTCCGCCTTGATGACGAGCAGGCCGATTACATCCTCGAAACCAAGCTGCGCCAGCTCGCGCGCCTGGAAGAGATGAAGATCACCGAGGAGCGCGACAAGCTCGAGGAAGAGCGTGCGCGCATCAATGTCCTGCTGAAGTCGCCGGCCAAGCTGAAAGGCCTGATCAAGGAAGAACTGCGCGCCGATGCCGAGAAGTTTGGTGACGAGCGCCGCTCGCCGCTGATCGAACGCACTGTCGCCCAGGCGCTGGACGAAAGCGCTCTGGTTGCGTCCGAGCCGGTGACGGTCGTGCTTTCCCAGAAGGGCTGGGTTCGCGCCGGCAAGGGCCACGATATCGACGGCGAGGCGCTGTCATACCGTGAAGGCGATGCACTCGCGGCCATCGCCCGCGCCCGCACCACGCAACAGGTCGCCTTTATCGATTCGACCGGCCGTGCGTACGCCACCCCCGCACACACCCTGCCCTCCGCCCGCGGCAACGGCGAACCGCTGACGGGCCGCTTCAGCCCGCCATCCGGCGCCCGTTTCGACGCGGTGGTGGCTGCGGATAACGACACGCGGATCATCCTTGCCACCGACTTCGGTTATGGCTTCGTGACCCGCTTCGAAGCGCTCACGGGCCGCCAGAAGGCCGGCAAGCAGATCATCTCGCTGAGCGACGGCGCCCGCGTGCTGAACCCGGCCATTACCCCGGACCCCTCTCGGGATCGCATCGTCGTCGTTACCAGCGAGGGCCACCTGCTCATGTTCTCCGTGGCCGAGCTACCGGAACTCGACAAGGGCAAGGGCAACAAGCTCATCGAGATCCCGAAGGCCAAGCTGGCATCGGCTGAAGAGCGCGTCGTGGGCGTCGCCGTCGTCACCGAGGGGAAGGGCGAGGTCACCATGTACGCCGGCGCCCGCAAGCTCACGCTGAAGTGGGCCGACCTGGTGGAATACGGTGGCAGCCGCGCGACCCGTGGCGGCGTCCTGCCGCGCGGCCTGCGCCGCGTGGAGCGCATCGAAACCACGGGCTGAGCCTGAGTTCTGTAGGAGCGCGCAAGCGCGCTCCTACAGAAGGCCATTACAACCGGGTGTAGTTCCAGGACACCATGCGGCCATCCTTGTAGGGCATGACGCCATGGAACGGACGCGGATCGCCATCGAAGACGAGGGGAAGGAAGTTCCGGTCACCCTCCCACATGGGTAGCGCTTCAATCTGATCCGCACGCACCCATTCCAGTGAGCCCTCCGGATTTTCCGAAAGCGGCTCACCTTCGAAGCGGGTGATGACGAAGATAAACCCGAGCCAGTCTTCGCCGTTCTTGCCAAACCCCGGCCAGTTGAGCGTGCCGCGCAGGCTCATTTCCAGGCACTCGATGCCCGCTTCTTCGCGTATCTCACGTCGCATGCAGGCGGCGATGTCTTCACCTGGCTCCATCTTTCCGCCGAGGCCGTTGTACTTGCCCAGGTGCTGGTCATCCTTGCGGGCATTGCGATGGATCATCAGCACGCGCTGGCCATCAGGCGAGAGCACGTAGCCCAGGGTGGCGACAATTGGCGTATAGGGCATGGCGAGGGTGGCGGGGGATAAACCCCGGAGTTTACGCCTTCCCGGCATGCACCATGGATTTGCCCCGCGCCAGCCCTTGCACCACCCCCACCTGCCCGGCGAACATCGGTGGATGCCCCACCGCCGTATCCGCCGCATGGCCACTCTCCTCCTCCGCTGCCTCGCTCTTGCAAGCTTCGCCGCCCTGACCATTGGCTGCGCCGCACCGGCGGACGCCGTGGATAGCCGTGAACTGGTTTTCGACAGCCAGTCGTACTACGTCGTCGCCGTCGACACGCGGCAGGAAGATATCGAGCTGTTCTGGCGCAATCCGGACAACGGCCAGCCGTTCGCCAGCCTGGAAGCGCTGAAAGCCTGGACCGCCGATAAAGGCCGCCCTCTCGCGTTTGCAACCAACGCCGGCATCTACGACCGCGATTTCCGGCCCCTGGGCTTGTATGTGGAGGACGGCAAGGCCATCGTTCCGCTGAATCTCGCCCACGGCAACCCGCGCTCGGGCAATTTCTCGCTCCTGCCCAACGGCGTCTTCGCCGTCTACGACGACGGCACGGCCGAGGTTCGTACCACCGAGGCCTTCCGCGCA
This genomic interval carries:
- a CDS encoding proline iminopeptidase-family hydrolase produces the protein MRRLFTLLLLVFTVLAAQAAPPPSYFDNTGHDDTLSGGVKMITINTPKGKFRVWTKRVGNNPTIKVLLLHGGPGATHEYFEAFDSYFPGAGIEYYYYDQLGSAFSDKPTDESLWDTPRFVEEVEQVRQALHLDKDNFYLLGHSWGGVLAIEYALKYQQHLKGLIISNMVDSIPAYNVYAKTVLMPAMDPKKLAEVQRMEREHKTDDPAYMAILMPMHYEQHVLRMPADQWPEPVTRSFGHINEQIYVSMQGPSELGASGKLLHWDRSKDLAKIKVPTLVIGATYDTMDPKYMEAMSKRLPNGHFLLCPKGAHLAMYDDQQTYFTGLVKFLKDTDAGTH
- the parC gene encoding DNA topoisomerase IV subunit A, whose protein sequence is MNLQANYEQIPLKDYAERAYLDYSMYVVLDRALPFIGDGLKPVQRRIIYAMSELSLGAQAKPKKSARTIGDVIGKFHPHGDSACYEAMVLMAQPFSYRYPLVDGHGNFGSSDDPKSFAAMRYTESRLTPIAEVLLSELGHGTTDWSPNFDGTLEEPTWLPARVPHVLLNGSMGIAVGMATDIPPHNLREVASACIRLLDDPEATIADLCEHVQGPDYPTKAEIITPRRELAAMYQTGVGSVRARAIYERDDSNIVITALPHQVSPSKILEQIAAQMRAKKLPMIEDLRDESDHENPIRLVIVPRSNRVDVDEMMQHLFATTDLEKSFRINMNMIGLDGRPQVKDLKTILTEWLRFRTDTVTRRLNHRLGRVERRLHMLEALRIAYLNLDEVIRIVRTEDEPKPVLMSRFRLDDEQADYILETKLRQLARLEEMKITEERDKLEEERARINVLLKSPAKLKGLIKEELRADAEKFGDERRSPLIERTVAQALDESALVASEPVTVVLSQKGWVRAGKGHDIDGEALSYREGDALAAIARARTTQQVAFIDSTGRAYATPAHTLPSARGNGEPLTGRFSPPSGARFDAVVAADNDTRIILATDFGYGFVTRFEALTGRQKAGKQIISLSDGARVLNPAITPDPSRDRIVVVTSEGHLLMFSVAELPELDKGKGNKLIEIPKAKLASAEERVVGVAVVTEGKGEVTMYAGARKLTLKWADLVEYGGSRATRGGVLPRGLRRVERIETTG
- a CDS encoding NUDIX hydrolase; translation: MPYTPIVATLGYVLSPDGQRVLMIHRNARKDDQHLGKYNGLGGKMEPGEDIAACMRREIREEAGIECLEMSLRGTLNWPGFGKNGEDWLGFIFVITRFEGEPLSENPEGSLEWVRADQIEALPMWEGDRNFLPLVFDGDPRPFHGVMPYKDGRMVSWNYTRL
- a CDS encoding phosphodiester glycosidase family protein: MATLLLRCLALASFAALTIGCAAPADAVDSRELVFDSQSYYVVAVDTRQEDIELFWRNPDNGQPFASLEALKAWTADKGRPLAFATNAGIYDRDFRPLGLYVEDGKAIVPLNLAHGNPRSGNFSLLPNGVFAVYDDGTAEVRTTEAFRAAARKPRWATQSGPMLVIDGEVNTQFDNGSDSMKWRSGVCARTPHDVVFVVSRAPVNFHAFARLFRDELGCRDALFLDGTISQAWTPRDGYAGAPAFMTKPYAGMVAVFPKRR